The bacterium genome window below encodes:
- a CDS encoding aldehyde ferredoxin oxidoreductase family protein, with protein sequence MHGYMGQRLRFDLTDRTYEIEKLSADYCKKWIGGRGMNSDVVYHETRQGMDPFDPASPLCFGAGPLVGSFAPLSGRTTISARSPMTCSKIGTNHHGHGDTNMGGSFGPKMKYAGYDQLIIKGKADKPIWVFIDGDKIEFRDASHLWGLGTKKATIKILEELGDPDINVAVIGPAGEKLVRFACIMSSFSASGGRTGMGAVMGAKNLKAIAVRGRRPVTIADPEGFMKAAWELRGKIHTSASAIRRRAEGSLDLFDVGNAIGINAHKNCSTGYMKDIETLYGGVQWANQFLFRRKGCWSCPVSCGRYTYIKEGEYAGFHAGGPEMESLCNLGPRIDSADLPGVTVMCGIVNELGMDSISAGAALSWTMEAFEKGYITEKDTGGVRLEWGDVETSMKVLNMIAEREGFGDLLAEGNVRVAEKLGVGMDIVPHCRGLEHISVDPRIALGFSLGYAMSTRGSDHLKNYSCLEFPGCAKSRAYQIEEIFDKKLAKKFWEDFPSEMTKIDTKPMLCTWSERNKCVADAVGCCCQAIGSWGGAGNWQEAYAPLLRLATGLAFPDDEIFLAAERIIAAERAHWLRDGSAKQDDTHIDRYFDEPVVDGPHKGLKLDRKEWAWAQKEYYKLHGWDEDGFITPEKAKQLDLPEIIPDMRSGKEIYENWMAKIAEGKIE encoded by the coding sequence ATGCACGGATATATGGGTCAACGATTGAGGTTTGATCTGACCGATAGGACCTACGAGATTGAGAAGCTGTCCGCCGATTACTGCAAGAAGTGGATAGGCGGTCGGGGCATGAACTCGGATGTAGTATATCACGAGACGCGGCAGGGCATGGACCCGTTCGACCCCGCCAGCCCGCTCTGCTTCGGGGCCGGGCCGCTTGTGGGGAGCTTTGCCCCGCTGTCGGGCAGGACGACCATCAGCGCTCGCTCGCCGATGACCTGCTCAAAAATCGGGACGAACCATCATGGGCACGGCGATACCAACATGGGTGGCTCGTTCGGGCCAAAGATGAAATATGCCGGCTACGACCAGCTCATCATCAAGGGCAAGGCCGATAAGCCGATCTGGGTCTTCATTGATGGGGACAAGATCGAGTTCCGCGACGCGAGCCATCTCTGGGGTCTCGGGACCAAGAAGGCCACAATCAAGATACTCGAGGAGCTCGGCGACCCCGACATCAACGTCGCTGTCATCGGGCCGGCCGGCGAGAAGCTCGTTCGGTTCGCCTGCATAATGAGCTCCTTTAGCGCCTCTGGCGGGCGGACAGGAATGGGCGCCGTGATGGGCGCGAAAAACCTGAAGGCGATCGCCGTCAGGGGAAGGAGACCCGTCACTATTGCCGACCCCGAGGGATTCATGAAGGCGGCATGGGAGCTAAGAGGCAAAATCCACACCTCAGCCTCCGCGATTCGGCGTCGGGCGGAGGGCTCACTCGACCTGTTCGACGTCGGCAACGCTATCGGCATCAACGCGCACAAGAACTGCTCCACGGGCTACATGAAGGACATTGAGACGCTCTATGGCGGGGTACAGTGGGCGAACCAGTTCCTGTTCAGAAGGAAGGGCTGCTGGTCCTGCCCAGTAAGCTGCGGCAGATACACATACATCAAAGAAGGGGAATACGCGGGGTTCCATGCCGGCGGCCCTGAGATGGAGAGCCTCTGCAACCTCGGCCCGAGAATCGACTCCGCCGACTTGCCCGGCGTAACGGTCATGTGCGGCATCGTGAACGAGCTGGGCATGGACAGCATCTCGGCCGGCGCGGCGCTTTCGTGGACGATGGAGGCGTTCGAGAAGGGCTATATAACGGAAAAGGACACCGGCGGCGTCAGGCTCGAATGGGGCGATGTAGAGACCTCGATGAAGGTGCTCAACATGATCGCCGAGAGAGAAGGCTTCGGCGACCTGCTGGCCGAAGGCAACGTCCGCGTGGCGGAGAAGCTCGGCGTCGGCATGGACATCGTGCCTCATTGCCGAGGCCTGGAGCATATCAGCGTTGATCCCCGCATCGCGCTGGGGTTCAGCCTCGGCTACGCCATGTCCACGCGAGGCTCCGACCACCTCAAGAACTACTCCTGCCTCGAGTTCCCGGGCTGCGCCAAGAGCCGCGCGTATCAGATCGAGGAGATATTCGATAAGAAGCTCGCCAAGAAGTTCTGGGAGGACTTCCCGTCCGAGATGACCAAAATCGACACTAAGCCTATGCTCTGCACCTGGTCGGAGCGGAACAAGTGCGTGGCGGACGCGGTCGGCTGCTGCTGCCAGGCCATCGGCTCCTGGGGCGGGGCGGGTAACTGGCAGGAGGCATACGCGCCTCTTCTGAGGCTGGCGACCGGCCTCGCATTCCCTGACGATGAGATTTTCCTCGCGGCGGAGCGGATCATCGCCGCGGAGCGGGCGCATTGGCTCAGGGACGGCAGCGCCAAGCAGGACGACACGCACATTGACCGCTACTTTGACGAGCCCGTCGTTGATGGTCCCCACAAGGGCCTCAAACTCGACCGGAAAGAATGGGCGTGGGCCCAAAAGGAATACTACAAGCTCCACGGCTGGGACGAAGACGGCTTCATCACGCCTGAAAAGGCCAAACAACTAGACCTCCCCGAGATAATCCCCGACATGCGATCCGGCAAGGAAATATATGAGAACTGGATGGCGAAGATCGCGGAGGGCAAGATCGAATAA
- a CDS encoding 4Fe-4S dicluster domain-containing protein: MPQATGVKIIVVDPDRCTGCHSCEMACSIKHFGFCGSNYSRIRVQEFREVNTFIPVMCQACVEAICVKVCPMNARVRLGNGAVVTDEDKCIGCKACIHACPFGAAVVNPDTGKTMSCDLCEDDELGPWCVKACTMQEALKYMDASDAAKARGRDWAKSLKKDYEVPTTKEEEFGFSFNIE; the protein is encoded by the coding sequence ATGCCACAAGCGACAGGAGTGAAGATCATTGTTGTTGACCCTGACAGGTGCACGGGCTGCCACAGCTGCGAGATGGCGTGCTCCATCAAGCATTTCGGCTTCTGCGGCTCGAACTACTCGCGCATCAGGGTTCAGGAGTTCAGGGAGGTCAACACGTTCATCCCAGTGATGTGCCAGGCGTGCGTGGAGGCGATCTGCGTCAAGGTCTGTCCGATGAATGCCCGTGTCAGGTTGGGAAATGGCGCGGTGGTCACTGACGAGGACAAGTGCATTGGCTGCAAGGCGTGTATCCACGCCTGCCCGTTTGGCGCGGCGGTTGTGAATCCAGACACCGGAAAGACCATGAGCTGCGACCTGTGCGAGGACGACGAGCTCGGCCCCTGGTGCGTGAAAGCCTGCACGATGCAGGAGGCGCTGAAATACATGGACGCCAGCGACGCCGCCAAGGCAAGAGGCCGGGACTGGGCCAAGAGCCTGAAGAAAGATTACGAAGTGCCAACTACCAAGGAAGAAGAGTTTGGCTTCAGCTTCAACATTGAATAA